In Lycium ferocissimum isolate CSIRO_LF1 chromosome 3, AGI_CSIRO_Lferr_CH_V1, whole genome shotgun sequence, the genomic window TTGGTAATTAACAGTTTGGTTTGTTCTCTGAACAGGAATCTTCATCTCTGAGAAACATACCTGTGGTGATTATGTCATCTGAAAATGTTCCTTCAAGAATCAATAGGTAAGAACAGAACAGTTAAATCTTTTTTTGTAGTATACAAATGAAAcaattttatcttcttcctgTATTGGATGTGTGCTAATTCAATtgtgtattaattttacagatgTTTAGAAGAAGGGGCagaagaatttttcttgaagccAGTGAGATTATCAGATGTCAATAAACTTAGACCACATATGATGAAAACAAAATGTCAGAGCCAGTTACAAGAAGAACCTGAGATAATTGTCACAGaagaaaatcaagaatcaatagAAATTGCATATGTTGTTCCATCAGAAGTACCACTAACAGGATCAGACACAGTACAACAACAGCAGCAGCAAAAATCACAAGGcaatagtaataataacaacaagAGAAAGGCCATGGAAGAAAATTTATCACAAGACAGAACAAGACCAAGATACAGTAGCCTTACTACTGCTGTCTGATCTAATGATGCATATAGTATAATTTTTACTTTTCGTCCACAAATTTGTAACTTTGATATCATTTTTTAGGttaattcttttttggttttgttataATGTTTTCTACTTACTTACACAGCTTGGGTAATACAATATTAAGTGACATGTAGAAGGTCCATACACATTTCACAGCCAATTCTATTTTAGCTAATCTAAGGAGGGACTAGATCTTGTATTTGCTTCTTGTAAATTGACAAATATATAACATAaagtgtttcttttttctttcctcaCTTTCCTCGAGTATTACCCTTAACTTGTTGCTAATTGCTCGGACTCTCTAAAGATGTCTCGTATTCGcgttgaatttttaaaaaatgtagtactctctccgtcccaatgtgtgatactattttctttctattctatcccaaaaagaatgtcaattttctataattaaaaataatttaactttaagatttctcttttattcttaataaaatgatttatagtTATACAAATGTCTAACGTCTGTTTTAgatcacattttaaaaaaaatttctcctttcttaaattttgtgctaAATCAAACAGTActatataaattgggacggaaggagtactatTTTTGAAGAATACGACACACACTTGCCAACATAGTTTTTCAGATGGtggattatatatttataagttttttttttttgcgtggggggtggggtggcgCGTGGGGGTGGAGGGGGGTGGGTTTGGTAGCGGTGGTCTTTTCCCAAGCATTTGTAAGAGGAATATCAACAAGAACTTTAAGATATGGAACATTGACTATTAGAGTTTCACGCCTATCCTTGTTTACTTTGTATAAAGTATTTAGCTTCCTCAAAATCTTCTTCTTTGCATGAAAGATTTGGGTAACTTTTCAAGATAGCAATTGATAGGTTGCATAAGTTTTGCTTTATATGGTTGAAAATATTGGtctttttttgccttttcttcTTCTGATTGATAATCTGAGTCAAATGAAATGTAAAAAAGTGACATCTTTAAAGAACATTTTACTTATCTAAATTAAAAGACACTTGTCGTAGAAAGACGATGGCTCCTATTACTGGTCAGTGATCTTCCCTCCTACACGTTCTTGTTTAGCGTTTCACTCTCTTTTTGACCGTTTGTAGCATTAGAGCTTTCCCATATACATGCTTTGTTAAAATTCTATCTCTTGGGTTGCACAAGACAAACTCAGCTCTACATTATTGGTTTGTTATGCATTGTTCGCTTGTACATTTGGTTATATTTCAAGTATATACGTGATCGAGGAATATCAAAAACTCTCAAATATTAATTGCTTGCAAGAATTAGTACTAAGTACTAACTTTAATGAATGCAATATTGACTCTCAAAGTTTCATGCCCATCTTTGTTTAAAAGTTGCTTAGCTTCATCAAAATCTTTCTTCTTTAGCTTCCTCaaaatcttcttctttaaaGACGAAAGATTTGGGTAGCTTTACAAGATCCCAATTGATGGGTTGCATTTTTTGCTTTGGATGTTTGAAAATGGTGGCTTTCTTGTACCTTTTCTTCTAAAAGATGATTTGATGCTGGAGTCAAATgtaactacttttttttttttttaatttataaatgaGGTGGCATTGTGAAAGCTTGAtttaatcataaaacttgcagctatttgattaaaaaaataattgactcTATTATTGCTGAGCGATTTCGCTAACGTTATTTTTAGGGGTTTTACATGTTTTTTACAAGAGATGACTATTACATGATAAAATTATTGCAGAACTAGTCACATATTCCATCAATCCTTTACTTGGTCAACCTTAATATTGTTAGCTATGGGCCTGAGTGACCCTGGCTATGTCAAAGTCTTTTGGGCTTGCCACTTTTATGACACTATGGGCTCAACTAGGTCCAATATGTGCATTTTGAGCTACAAAGTTTtggaaaacttaaaaaaaaaaaaaaaaaaaaaaaaaaaaaaaaagtggcaaAACAATGGAGAAAATGCTTCATTCGTTAAATTCAATTACGACATTAGGTAGTAGGGTCGCTACTCAATATTTGTTATTTGGTATGAATATCGGGTGTGATTTTTTGTAAATGATCATGAAAAAATCACATAAGAAAACATTATATGAATGTCCATGTATCACTCCTTATATATACCTCCTTGTgggaaaacaaaacttttgtaTTTAAAAGAATTGGTGACGTAATAGTTACTAGTATTAGTtagggaaaactacgtatatatacatgttagggagaaatatttacgaaacttgacgatagttttcctatatttacaaaacataacgatattttacgaaacatgacggattttcatatattttttgttttttaattttattttcagaaaataattttttttttaaaataattttatttaaaaaaaaaaactattttaaactttttttttttttgctcaaaggcttaaaaaaattacctcaatttATTGTGTATGAAAAAGGAAGTAGAGTacatgtatgaaaaatgtatgaaatgtgtatgtgtaacgaaatttttaatatagtttttcatacacaaaatgtgaatgaaattctaagtcttgaatATACGAGATAtgcacatttcataccattctcgtacataaaattttgaaggAATAATGTTTAAGTCCCGATcgaaatatacacatttcattcctttttcatacacaaaatttgagtgaattttttaagccttaagCAAGATATACAcgtttcatacacaaaaatttaagtgattattttaaatcttgaatgttgtataaatgttgttgtaattgtattaattttagagaaatctaacatgaactttatacacgaaaatgtgagcgaaattctaagccttgagcTAGATATaaatttcataccgttttcatacatacaattttgaggtgattttttaagcctcgaatgagatatacacatgtcatacagttttcataccaTTTTCATCCACTatattttgagcaaactttttaagccttgagcgagatatacacatttcatacataaattttttagccaaaaaaataaaaaataaaaaacattttaattttttttttttaaaaagggtttgtaatgttatgttttgtaaatagaaaactattgtcacgtttcgtaaatatttctccttaatatgtatatatacgtaattTACCATATTAGTTAAATGTTTGGTATAATGTAAAGTGATTTGCATGAAAATATCCTCCATGAATAATATGTTAGCAAGGAGAAtcatttttggtatttgattgAATAAAGTTTAGTGACATGTTATAGTAGTGAAGGAGGgtgcaaacaaagaaaaagtaaaactaGTCCTGTGATGATTGTTAAATATGCCAGAATATATAGTAATATAATATCAATATCTGCATATTAATTGAAGCAAGTGATCAGGGGCGGACCTACAGAGAAGGGCCACGTGCCCCCGTTAATTTCGGAACAAcctctgtatatatatgtgtatataccttGAATTTCTATCATATATTTCAAAGGACCCCTCTAACAAATCCGCTGGGCCAGCTCATTGGTCAGCATGCCCTCAGGGCCTTAATCTCAACTGTGCAACCCAAGTTCGCTTCTGGGCTGTAGCatacttttttttcattttcgttTTCAGTTGACAATTACAAAAAATGCTTCAAGAAAAGGTGTTGTAGCGAGTTTCGAACAGGCAACCTACCGCATGAAAAGGAGTGTCCAAACCACTAGTCCGTGGTACAAGTCTCATCCACATGTACCATTCAATTAGTATTTATATGTTACTATATCGGTTCTATGGGTGTTTTAATAAAACATCAGAGAAGGCGGAGTTACGTGACATCTCTTCGACTAACGTGCATCTGCATTTGATGGTGCCTCCGTCGTCTTCAAATCCTTGGTCCACCTCTGCAAGTGATATACATGAAATAAGGAGTAGAAATGCTCGCATGAAAATAACTCGCTTAAAATGTATGCTATAGCACACACTTTATTTTTAAGTTACTATTTTTACCAAGAAGAAATCTACATATTTAAGCAAAGATTTGGAAATAAGTTGGTTACTGATAAAAGTATTGATTGGTAGTCTGGTAGAAATAAGTATAAACACAGCAATTGTAGACAAAATCTCTATCGTAAGTATTACAATTAATAGCTTGATAATATTTTACTTAAATGTGTATTTTGACCTATTATAAATAAGTTACCATTTTTATTAAGTTACAAACTAAACTTATTGTAGAAATTCATTTATATTGTTACTATATAAGTAACTAGATTATGCAAATAATCACGCGATTGTtaccataaacataaaaatgtTATCAAATACAGAAAACTTGCAAAGTTGGGGAGCTGAAAAGGAAAAATCTTTTTAATGTGATTGAAACACTATTGAAAAAGATAAGTAACTGTCGTAACTGTTCGTATATTACTAAAATAGTAAATTAAATTGGTAAAAGATAATATTTTGTTTACATGTGTTTTCTGGCCTATTATAATAAGTGACCATTTTTATTAAGTTACAAACTAAACTTATTGTAGAAATTCATTTATATTGTTACTATATAAGTAACTAGATTATGCAAATAATCACGCGATTGTtaccatatacataaaaatgttATCAAATACGTAAAACTTGGAAAGTTTCTATATAAAGGAAAAATCTTTTTAATGTGATTGAAACACTATCCAAAAAGGTAGGTAACTGTTTCTATTTTACTAAAATAGTAAATTAACTTGGTAAAAGATAATATTTTGTTTACATGCATGTGTTTTCTGACCtattataataatttaacaTTTTTATTAAGTTACAAACTAAACTTATTGTagaaatttattaatattattaaaggcacaattttctttttagtttgtccaaAAATAATGTTACCTTTTTATATaaagaaacaatttaacttctaaaacttattttggatcacaagttttgaaaatatttctttatttcttaaactccatacTTAATCAGATGGTGTCATATAAATTAGGACGAAGAGAATCAGAGAGTACTATATAAGTaatttgattatgtaaatatttttacgTGACTATTACCATAAGTATGAAAAACCCAAGTATCCAATACAAAAACCTGGAAAGATAGGgagctaaaaaggaaaaatctttaaaattctAAAACACTATTGAAAAAGAAAGGTAACTGTCGTAACTGTTTCCATTTCGTATCAGGGGTCAATTCATAATATTACCAAACTAGTGGGGTCAGAAAGACAACTACATCGAAAATAGACCGCATATAAGAATTTGGCATTTCATTGATCTGTTCGAACATCTTTACGTTATTACAACATAAAAcaaagagacaaaaaaaaaaagaaaaagcggTGAATCGAATCAGACGCCACGTGGCACCGGCGAATTTTCCGATTTGGCTTGTCCGGCGATATTATTTAGAGGTAAAGTTTCCTTTATTGAATATACTGAATAGAATAAATGTGGTAACATAGacaaattatgtttttttttttttttttttttttgtaatgttGGATTGAGATATGTTTAGATTGAGTTACATGCATAGTGAAGGATGAATATATAGTTGAATTTGGGATTGAGGTGTAGTAGTAGTTGTAGTTGTGTATATGTTTGAAAAGGTTTTGATTtctgttgaagttgttgttgttatttttttttggatgtgAAATTTTGCTTGTAGGATGTGGGAATTTTATAGGATCATAGAGTTATGATGATGGTTATGATTAAGTGtgtcttttttttaataaaaccatGGTGTCCAACCAACTTGcgtgcacctcgactaattccacgtgTATAGCTGAATTTGGGGTTGGGATTGAGGTGTAGTAGTTGTAGTTGTGTATATGTTTGAAAAGGTTTAgaaagttttgatttttgttgtttgtttttgatttctttttttggatGTGAAGTTTTGCTTGTATGATATGGGAGTTTTATAGGATCATGGAGTTATGGTGGTTAtgattaagggtgtgttcggtacgaaggaaaatgtttACTAGGAAAATaagcttattttcttgtgtttggtacgTAAGCAAAAAATGTTATGGAAaagcatttatatataatctaaacaaaatactttgaggtgtgtgtgtggtgtgtgtgtggtgtgtgtgtgggagtgtgtgtgtgtggtgtggtggggtgggggtggtggtgaGTGCTTGGAGGTGGGTGTGGTGGTGTGatgggtggtggtggtggtgggtgggtGGGTTGGGGGTTGAGGTGGGTGTTGGGTGGTGAAGATAAGGTGCGTTCAAGGGTGAGGAGGAGATAATcacttgtggaacttgttttcccttctttcattagGGAAGTCAATTTCCTCACttttaaggaacttattttcctaaagaaaatgttttccaaaaattttgaccaGCCGAACATGACAAaattagaaaacattttttagAAATGTTTCCTCCATACTGAACACACCCTAAGTGTGTCTTTTTTTATATCATGGTGAGGCCAGCTTGTGTGCATCTTGACTAATTCCATGGGGCACATACGACTTCCCACCAAAACTGGTATCGAGTAAGTTTGTTCACCGAGGCTTGACAGGACAGATAAGAAGAAACTACCTAGTATTTTTGCCTTCTCTTCGAATTGTATGATTAAGTGTGTCTTCTATGCTATAAGTGCCTTGTGATAAGCGATAGGGAATGCTTGCCATTGACAAGGAGATATTAGTGTAGATGAAGCTATAGTTCTCCATTTCTGgcgcttctctctctctctctctctctgtctctTTAGTAGAATATAGAAATAATTGAAGTTTCAGAGAAGGTACTCAAAACCCTATCTCTGGTACCATGTACTAAAGGGGAGAAAAGACTTTCGGGCAATATTTCAGCTTGATTGTTCTTTCAAGCTAATGGGAGTTTAAACAGTGATGTATAGCATCCTAAAATAGAAGGAATTCAAAGAGTATATAAACAAGCAAAGAATCTTCTTAATTGATCCTAACTGATAATGGATCTCCCTTATTGAGATTACAATATATTCACAATATTCTTAACACGTAGGGTTACATGCTTTAGATATTTCTCCTTAACTCAACAACCAACAGTTTGCTGTGGTTTTGCTTGATGCCATAGTGTTGGGTCTTTCATATGTGTATTACTAGCTTCACTGTGTATTGTTTACTATTTACTTTTTATGGTGCTTTGTTAATTACACCCTAATTATCTAGAAATTACCTTATCTTATCAGGTTTATATCAGTTGTTATTTACATTTGTTAGCAAGAGTTGAACTTTTCCTTTACCTGGCCTTGTCAACAGAAATTGCATCGCATTGGAAGATTGAAAAATGCCTAATGGGGAGGTTAAGAAAGTCTCACGTGAAGATATACAAGTGGTAAGCATTGAGCCGCAATCATAACGTTGGCTTTCCTATTTCTCTATATGAATCATTTAATAAGCCCTGAATCAAATGGAAAGAGATAGAGCATGCACATTTTCTTTGAGCATATAGAGCAGGTAGTTGATTGAATTGTGTGGATAATTTCATAATCTGTAGACATAATTCTTGCTACTTATAGCTCTTTCAGTTACTTGAAGGCACAAGAATTGTTTCCTAACCCTGTAACAAGAATGTATCGTTCCATTAACGCAAATACCAGAGCATGCAGGCAAGAGCGTTATTTTGAAATTATCTTCCTCTAGTTTAGCCTGGCTCCCAGTTTTTGCATTTTGATTGTGTTAGATTTACTTGTGGTGATAGGTTATATCACAGATCACCACTGTTAGACTCAATATTTAGAACCTTACCATCTAGATCATTTATACAATTCCATATTAAGCTGAATTATCTGCACTTCAGGAAGTATTTGATGACCCAATTTTTGTTGTTGCTGAGGACATAAGGTTAATGCAGCGAGTAATATGAGGGGATTACATGTTGTGGGGATCCTAACAAAGGGGTAGAAACAGACAAATACATGTGGAATTCAGACTTTGTAACATAATTTTGTGTCCTTCCACTGCATGACTTCTAATGGATGGCTCTCAATAATCTTTTAAATCAAGGAGATGCTGCTCCTCTTCTTTCCATCTAATTTTCTCCAAACTAATAGATCTTAACCTCATAATGTACAGTTATTGTATGATTGTATCAGTAGTTGCAGCTAGCAAGTTGTTCATTGTTGGTTTCTAATTTTGTGGACTAGAAAAGAAATTCAAGTACAATATATTATGTAAGATCAACTATCAGTAGATATATGAGTTACAGATCAAAAAGGAACTACGGAGTTAACCCTCTTTCCTGTTGGAAGGGTTATAGTAGATTATCATAGAGGAGAATACTGCAATATTCTTATAGACCTATCTGCTATTTAACATTTCATCTAAATTCTACGGAAAATTATCATAGAGAACAGCATCGCAGTCTTCTGATGcaccttttcaaaaaaatgggCTTCTTGGGCCAAATATGGTAGTTTTGTATCCTAGGTGTTGATGTAGTTGATTACTTGTGAATTTCTTGTAGGTTTCTAGCTCCGTGTTTTCTGTTTCTCAGGTCAGGACTTTCAGATATAGTTGCTGCCGTTCTAGTTCTATTGGGTTTGTGTGGTGATTTATCCCCCCAAAAAATAGGTTCTCATGGCAATAATTAGAACCTTTAGTTTTTTGTTGGTGAGATAACTTTTGGCATCTTTTAGTTCATTCTTCCTAAAAATGACCTGGAGTTCAAATTTAGTTCTTTGATAATTCTAAAATTTCTTGCATTGCACAAGATTTTCTTTCCTAACTATGAGCTTCTTTGATTTCAGGTgcaaaatctcattgaaagatGTCTACAGCTTTACATGAACCAGAAGGAAGTTATTAGTACTCTCTTACAGCAGGCAAAGATTGAGCCTGGTTTCACTGAACTTGGTGggtcctctctctctctctgttttGTTCCAAATATTTTGCTAATATTAAGCTTTTGACTTTTGTGGAAAAACATATTTATCCTGTACTCTTAATTTTCTTAGAAGTTACTTAATTTGGAAGACAATCAGCCTgagggaaaaaagagaaaaaacgaTCTATTATGAGCATTATTGTGTTAATTCCTTGTATGGCCATCCAAGTAATTGAAATAAGCTCAGAAAGTCACCttttttttatgacaacaaAGTCATTCTACTATCACTTTATCTCTTATAAAATCATCCTAGCCTTTTAAGCTACTAAGCTCACCTAAATTGCTTAGTTGGCATCTTAAATCCCATTTGTATGTATTATACAAtatctataaataaataaataactagtAATATATAAACCACATGTTGATTAATTTAATGGAATATCTAACAAACGCATTGTGCCTTTTATATCAGTTGATGATGGAGCTAAACAAATATAAACAATAAAAACAGAGAAAAGAAAACTAGCCTCCTTTCCGTCATTTTATACTTCAGGTATGTCGGATAATAGCAGCCAAATGATTATCCACACGAACGTCGCCAattgattttatgattaaaTGATTTTGATGTTAGCGGAATACTGGACTTAGCATGCGGAAGGGTTAATTTGTTGTTGGCTCAGATTTTGGGTCTTAGGTGGGTTCATTTAATGGGGTTTGTCATTAAAATGGGATGCAGATTAGGTGAGTTTACTAGCTTAAAAGGTTAGGATGATTCTATAAGAGATAAAGTAATAgtcgaatggttttcttgtcataaacaaaacaaaagtgaATTTGTTAGGTTAGTTTCATTACTTGGATGGCCATTTAAGGAATTAACTCTATTATGAAGATTTGATGAAGAGGAAGAAAATAATAGAAGATCATTTTCTCTTTCAATGGAAGGCGTTCCTCCCCCTACTTCCTTTTCAGAGAAGTATTAATTATCCATCagaattaaaatatttgagCTCATTTCTGATGGAGATGAAAATGTATGAAATTATCTATAGTATTTGTTTCAAAATATGCTTGGCCCGTGTTATCTCAAGTAGCGGATGGTTTTGATATGTGCTTCATGTGTCTACTGGAAGGTAAATTTGACATCTTGACCTCTTTTCCAGTGTGGCAAAAGCTTGAAGAAGAAAACCAGGAGTTTTTCAGGGCTTATTATTTGAGGTTGGCAGTGAAGGATCAAATTCAGAGATTCAATGACTTGCTTGAGAGACAGGTTGAGTCAATGCATATGTTTGCAACTGGATCCATTCCCGTGTCTAATGGATCTCAGCTTCGACCAGGTAGGACATGAATATCATAGATCTCCAATTGATCTTCTTGGAAAAATTATTATGCCtgtgtttttcttttccataaTGATATTCGTCATAGATCCCACTCTTTTCCAATTTTCAGCTTCCTtgctttatattttcatatagTTGTAGGATTTTAGGTTGGATAGTCAAAGGAAAGGTCTGAGGTTTTAAAGTGGCAGATCAAAACGTGAATCTAAGGGATAGTTCTGGGAAGGATTTTATCAGGAAAAGTGTCCCAAAGGATCAGTCTTTGGGCTCTTGTATTTTCAAATTGAGACCGTTGATACTTGTTGAAGTTGGTGAATATGGTAAAAGTAGTTTCTGGATCTTGAAATGTGAAATTGAGTAAATGTTGAGAGAAATTGAGGAAGCAATAAATGAAGTTTTAGCTTTCTCCAAATCACCACGTTATAGTCTCAAAATCTTCCTTTGTAGAAACTTGTATCCAAAGTTTCCCATCGGGAAATTAATGACTTGATAGATCCTTCAATCACCTGAATACATTCTCAACCTATTATGACAACATCTCTGATCTTTGGATTTGTGGGTGTAGAATTTCAAGAAGAAGGGAAAGTATTCTTTGTATTTCTTGATAATTTACATCCCATGACAATGGGTATTTATACAATAAGTCCtataactaaataaagaaagagaataTTACATAATCAAAGAGAATATTATACAATTATTACATAATCAATCTATATCAATTACTCCTATAATTATGCTAGGAaatccatatcaatcaacactTCCCCTCAAGTTGGGGCAAAGATGTCGCACATGCCCAACTTGCAAACTAGTGTATGGAAAGTCCGTTTGGTAAGGCCTTTGGTAAACATATCAGCTAGCTGCTTTCCTGATGACACATGGAACAAACTCAAGACACCATCCGTAACTTTTTCTTTGATGAAGTGTCGATCAATTTCAACATGCTTTGTTCGGTCATGCTGAACTGGATTATGAGCTATACTGATTGTAGCTTTGTTGTCACAATACAAGAAAATCTTTCCCTTTTCAGACAATCTCAATTCCTCTTATAGCTTTCGTAACCATAAAAGTTCACAAACACCCTGAGCCATAGCTTTATATTCTGCTTCCGCACTTGATCTAGCAAAAACACTTTGCTTCTTGCTTCTCCAAGTGATCTGGTTTCCTCCTACGAGTGTACAGTAACAGGATGTAGATCTTCGGTCATCTAGAGATCCTGTCCAATCCGCATCTGTAAAGGCTTCTATTTTGAGGTGACCATGTCTGGAGAAAAGTAGACCTTTCCCTGGCACAGACTTCAGATACTGCAAAATGCGAAAGACAGCTTCCATATGAGGATCTCAAGGATCATGCATGAACTGACTCACCAGGCTGACTGAATAGGCTATATCTAGAATAGTGTGAGAGAGATAAATGAGTCTTCCAACCAGCCTCTGATATCTCTCCTTATCAACTGACTTTCCAACTCCATTCTGTAGTTTGTGATTGCTTTCCATGGGTGATTCTGCTGGCTTGCAACCTGTCATACCAGTTTCTTTCAAGAGGTCCAGAATATACTTTCTTTGGGAAATAAAGATTCCTCTATTTGATCTAGCAACCTCGATACCCAAGAAGTATTGCAATTTTCCAAGATCCTTGATCTCAAATTCTTGAGCCAACAACTTCTTCAATCGGGTCATTTCCTCCTTGTCATCTCCTGTCATTACTATGTCTTCAACATAAACTATGAGAAGAGTGAGTTTACCCTTCTGACGTCTTATGAAAAGAGTGTGATCAACATTGCTTTGTTGGTAACCGAAAGAGATCATTGCTTTGCAGAATCTGTCAAACCAAGCTCTGGGATACTGCTTCAGTTCATACAAGGCTTTCTTCAGTCATACCTTTCCTTGACTCTGTTTATTAGCAAAACCAGGAGGAATCTCTATATACACTTCTTCTTCTAAGTCTCCATGAAGAAATGCATTCTTCACATCAAACTGTTGTAAGTCCCAATCAATATTAGCTACACAAGACAAAAGAATTCTAATGGTGTTCATTTTTGCAACAGGGGCAAATGTCTCTCGATAATCCACTCCATGTGTCTGAGTAAATCCCTTAGCCACCAATCTCGCTTTGAATCTTTCAATCGAACCATCAGCTTTATGTTTCACATTGAAGACCCATTTACAACCAACTAGTTTTTTGTCTAGAGGTGGTGTGACAAGTTCCCAAGTCTCATTCTTTGACAAGGCTTTCATTTCTTCAGGCATAGCTTGCTTCCATTTGGAATCTGCAAAAGCTTCCCTCCAATTACGGGAATAGACACAAAAGAAATAGACAAGGCAAATCTAACTCATTAGGAACTATAGATAAAGAATTATAAGAGACAAAGTTAGATAAAGGGTGTTTGGTGCAAGATCTAACTCCTTTACTGTGAGCAATAGACAAATCTAACTCATTAGGAACTATAGATGACTCACCGGACGAAGAAGGTTCGGCCGGCGTATTGCATGATAGCTTCTTCTCGCTCTATTCCTCCTCGAGTAAGTTATCAAATCGTGCCTATCCAAACGATCAACAGTCTCCCCCTgaattctttctccaatttcattttctcttgtttCAACAATGGAATTAGGAAAAACTATCTCTTCTTCCTTATAATTCTCTCCGTGAAGAGGTGATGGTGTAATACTGAAATAGGATTCAGATTCTCGAAAGGTAACATCCATGCTGACGAAAGTTCTCCGGGAAGGAGGGTGATAACATTTGTACCCTTTATGTGTTGGAGAATACCCAATAAAGACACACTTAAGAGCTCTAAGATCAAGTTTTCCGGAGTTCCTAGTGTGTACAAAGCAAACACATCCAAATTTCTTAGGAGGAACAATATAGTCATTTCTACCCTTTAAAGCTTCCAAAGGACTCTGAAAGTTGAGAGTTTTAAGTGGCA contains:
- the LOC132049093 gene encoding two-component response regulator ORR9-like, translating into MGMAATESKFHVLAVDDSVIDRKLIERLLKTSACQVTTVDSGSKALEFLGLHEHDKNRTNQPCVSLDNHQEAQINLIITDYCMPGMTGYDLLKKIKESSSLRNIPVVIMSSENVPSRINRCLEEGAEEFFLKPVRLSDVNKLRPHMMKTKCQSQLQEEPEIIVTEENQESIEIAYVVPSEVPLTGSDTVQQQQQQKSQGNSNNNNKRKAMEENLSQDRTRPRYSSLTTAV